The genomic interval ACCAAAAGACAGACAGAGCGGCAGAAACAGACAAACTCTGGGTAATAAACTACCCCCTCTGTGCTCCACCCTAACACCTACATCTTGTTTACTCACTTCCAGTTATATCCCTCTTCACACCATTTCACTCACTGTTTTGTTTGCACCCACacatatcccccctctctctcccacacatacATAAATGCTCCCTTCCCCCACACACAACCAATACGCTGTAAATAATAAGGTAGAGATCAACTCTTAGAAAGTATCTGATTGTCCATATTTTCTGAGAGTTATGGTGCATATATTGTAGTATGTTTTTTGTATCTGAAATTAGAGATTGACGTAGTTACAAATGTGACTGTTGTACTGATTGACAGCTTAAGAGTTGACTCAATAAAAGAAAACTGAAGTACTTTGACAGTTAGCGATTTACTTTGTAGCTGCAGAGGCTCAGACCAACATAAAAGCAGTGGGCAAACTTCTGGAAACGTCTGCTTTAAGACATCTACACATCAATAAGATTCCTTCAAAGGCATAAATTGCACTGATTCCACTCCTCTGTTTCTCTGCTCAACTACTCCCCTTCGTCaccctttttctctctttctctctctccccctcagtcaAAGCGGAGTAATCCACCACAGGTACATGTTGCTGCATGAAAAGTTCTGTCGACCTCACGGGCCTCTGtaacagagaggaagacaggagggctgagGGGGTCTGCTGAGCTGAAAAAGGCCTTTTGCTGTCTGTTTAGTgctggaggggtgaggagggtgggGGGGAAGGAGCGAGGTGGGGATGGGACAGATGGTGCTATGGCTACTGTGAGAGGGGGAGCCAGGGATAGAGCCGGGGAGCGAGGCATGCCTCTTTTATTGTTCCCCCCCATCTCCCCCAGGTTTCACAAACACCCTCTCCTGAAAGGCCCAGCGATGCGATGCCAATTTGGGACgtataaggttctatctgacaTGTTAGTCAAAAATGATAGAGTTGCTCTTTAGGTGGTCCTTTACATGTGAGATATGTCAGAgttttgaaaaataaaatgtatgatgAAAAGGAATACAAATCTGAAAGTTATATCTGTGTAAACACCTTTTAACATGgtgctataaggttctatctgcaatccAATCCCAAATAATAATATGTAAGGTGACATACTTATTGAGTCCTGACGAGGAAGAGATCACAAGACAGTTCTGAGATCTGGGACTTAAAAAAATACTCAATATCTCAGAACAATGCCTTGCGCAGATAGAACCTTACAGTCACAAGGTCTTAAATTGTCTTGCTAGCGTGCTGCAAAGGGTCCATCCCTCGCCCCTCCTGGGTCAGCAGAGGGAGAAGAAAGGGGTAACAGGGATGGATGAGGGACAGGGGTAGAACAACCTCCTTTCCAGTCTtttaagccttgttcacactgcaggccttaattCTCATATCAGTTTTGTTTTTCCAAATCCGTTTTGGAATACTCACTGTCCgaacagcaagttacaagtgaccaaatcagatttgtgtgtgttcagaccgcagtcatttgctgacatggctacgcTAGTTGTCATAGGTGTGTGCGCAGTTGTGTAGACTGATTGGTGGTGGTGCGTGTGATTTCTGTCACTCAGAAGTtgtagcaagctaaggtgacaacaatgcctgcAATGGACATTTCCGAATTACTTTTAAATATTCAAAATAATAGTGAAAGAAtacttttaaagcctcaaaggacAAGATaatccaactttcaaaacaagtATTTTTTGGGCTAGCCACAACCATCAACTAGCTAGCTTTGTATCTGACGTCAAACCACCTATGAAGGTGGTTTGAAATACCCTATTCCATGggctttttggctgttcagactacaggaaaaagaacaGATTCGAATCAGATATGCAAACAATTGGGATTCGAGTCACATCCAACTGCCAATGTGAGCAAGGCTTAAGAGAGCTGCATTCTGGTATTTTCTACCCCTCTCTGCTGCTGGGTTTTAGGGGcacagaggaggagagtgaggagggcCAGGTGACACTGACTGCCCCTCAAAGAGGGAGGTTCAGGGGTTTCTTATTTCTTATGGAAATGGAACCACTGCAGggcttctttctctctgtgtgtgctagACATGGTACTGGAGGTCACAACAGAGCCCTGCTCCTCTGATACCAGCCCCTTCCTGTTCcatctgtgtgtgtattctgttcGTAATTACCTGAGGTAAAACGTCCCTGAGTGTTGGCATTCATTGTGTTGTATAACTCACATTGTTACATAAACATGCTGCAGAATACATAACTGAAGTTTTTAGTTGTCTGGGCAGGTCAACTCAAATCGTTTTTTGCTAAAAAGTTTGAAATCAAAAGGTAAAAGCATTTCAGACAAGGGAGTGCCAGCGTGACCAAAAATAAGCCATAAGGAACCAGACACACCCTCATAGTCCTTTATTTTATatttacccccacacaaccaacCCGAGGGCACCTTTGCCAATACAGGTTTAGAAAACATTACTTCAGTCTGTAGATCTATTGGCCGTGTTGTGATTTCCAACTGTTTAAGCCTGGTGTTTAGGCTCAAACAGGCCTCTCCATTCCTAGAAGGTAGGATTGCTGAGTCAAGACTGCCGCTTTCCCCTAACAAATGTGCATGTGCACACAAACACCCTCTTTGAAGGGTTTGACAGAAATTAAGGCTGCACAAACACATGGAGGCTGGGTTCATAATGTAACTTGACACATTTTCCCAGGACACAAAGGCGTAGGTATTAAGCAGATTCGGTTGCAGGTTTCTTAAAACAAAgggacatacctgaatttgtccaacagaAATGTGTATTAAAAAGACAGTCCACTTAATGATTACATCCAGGAAACTGCTGATAGATCCCTCTGTGTCTGGTGTAGAGCATGTCCAGACACAGGTGTGCCCTTAAGCCAAGCCAGTGCTGGAGGCACAGACAAGCCTGGTCCTGAGAGTGAACACAACAGAAAGTGATAACGCACCACTCATACAAACCCCTAGGCCACTCATGCCAACTAGACCTGAAAGGATCAGAAGGGTATAATGGTCCTGCCCTATGGTTAGGTGTTTGACGAATACTATCCAAGCCTTTCAGATCAACACACAGACTTAGAGTAGAGGCATCCTGAGTGACGCAGCATCTCAGTGCAAAAAGTCTCACTACagtctggttcgaatccaggctgtatcacatccggccatggtTGGGAGCCCCATAttgcagcgcacaattggcccagcgttattcgggttttgccatcattgtaaagactttgttcttaactggttaAATTAAAACTTATGTTGACAGGTTCCCTTGGGTCACAAAAGGAATAGATCACTTACAATGTGCTACAGGTGCAAAGCTGTGTTGATTAGGAACACACAAATGTAAATTGAACTGACCACAGCAAGAGACAATCGGAATTCATAAAGGTTTATTGTAATAAAATTGTGACAAACTGTACAAATATTTATAGATGCACAAAAGTCATTTAAAATAGTTACTTTAAATGCTTACTGTGCGTCAAATAGCTTACAAACTATATCCTTCCCCTGTCTAGAACAGTAAGCAATGGTGAGCTGCTCAACAGCTCGGTAGGAAGAAGAGGATGCTACAGAGGGCTGAGAGCACCACACTACCTGGCAGTGCTAGACGTTAAAATGACGCCAACAATCACCTCACAGCTTATTCTACCTGGGGGGGAATAACAGAAGACTTCCCAACAAAAAAATTCACAATAGTGAAATATTAAAATCCTAACCCCTTTTGAACATGTTGACAGTATAAGCCATTTTAGATTTTTAATGTTAAGTCTACTGGGATGCAAGAGGTGTGAAATTAGTATGCCATTTGTTGAGATTGACATACTCCACTTTCTCTGAACACTGACTACTGCGAAAAAAGGATCTATGAAAGTTAGGCAGTATTCCTCAAAGGTGTTTGGGCAGAAAACATCACATTAAGGCAGTAAAACCTTTTAGAGGCAGCTCTTTTTACAACTGGGAAGTCAGACATTTTGTCTTGAGTCGTTGATTTCAGGGCACAGATAGGTGACGTGGTCCCGTAAGATTACAAACCAGCAGTGAACTGAATTATAAAaccacatttttgtaaatgtataggTTACTGAACAAATACTTGACTCCAGTTATACGATTATTTTAGTTTACATTTGTGGGAAGTGGCGTGAAGTATTATTACACCATGAGAAACTAGCATCAGAATCCCAGAGATGTTGTGTTTACACTTAATAAAGCCCATGCTTGCATGTAGTGTGCTAATACCACAGGACATAAGCACACTACATACTGAGAGTCCCAGCAGTGCAATTAGAGCCTATGGGCTGGTAGTCAAACATTCTAAAGTGCTACCCAACGCTCTAACAAATACCAGGTGCTTTTAGAATACGCAAATTCAATTAAATAAGCAATCAAGTTAATTTAATAGGGGAAAACACTATGAAATGAAAATACAAAAAGGATCACTGTGGGTGGTCGATGGCCTTCACACCGACGCTGTTTGGCGTCGCGGTAGTGCCTGAACCACACTAGCTCGAGACAGTCATCAGGTAGTTCTTCGGCGGGCTAGTGCGGCCACCGATCAGAAACTGATTCTTGCAGTTGTTTGTGGGGTCAGGGCTAGGGGCTGCTGCGGGCGCTAGGGACTCTGCCTCATAGAGGACACAGATGGAGCCATCCTCCCCGATGCGGTAAGAGACCTCAAAAGGGTCCACCCAGAGTGTCAGCTCCCGGGGAAGGAGGGCAAAGAGCTGATCGCTAGTAAGTCCGATCCGACCAGCAGCCCTGCCAATGATTGGGTCCATTTCATGATTCATTCTGATGCAGCGGTAGCCGGAGCCCTTCTGTGGTCTGTCAGGGAACCAGTGGTTCTGGTAGTGCTCTGTGAAGAGAAAATGTTCAGACAGACACGAAATTAGAAGTCAACGTGCTGCTTTGAAAACAAAGCCCCAGACAATAAAACTTGACCGCTGATGCTAGCTATAGACAAGTCAACCTCCTTTGAATGAGTTTGAATTACTGATATGGGATACTACTACCTACCAACTTTTGCCGACATCGCTCGCAGCCCCAAATATAGCTATGCTCGAGAATAGACAGTTGGTCGATCCTTCGATTGGGCCTAGTAAAGTCTCGAGACAAGCCTACCTAGGCTAACGAGAATTTTCTGCCTTGCAAAAACAGCAAAGCCATTCGACAAAACATCGTAAAATGACACTTAAGCAACAGGTTGGCTTTCTATTTCAacattatctaatattaggtAGAGCATTTGGCTGAAATTAAGTATTAAATCGATAAAACAAGACAGAAAGTGAAcgttcgctagctaacgttagtttgaCTGTCAGTTGAACAGACaaaggctagctaacgttagctaggttgaCGCTAGTAAACAAGCAACCAGTTTGTATAGGAAGCCATTTCGACATTAACTTTAGTACCGAGCAAATCTATTTCTATAGGAAATGGCTAACCAAATTACCTGATAATGACTGTTGAAGACAATCTCTGAAATCATGGAGTTGGTGTTCGCTCAGGAAGCCTCTTGTTCTCAATAGCCTGGAAACAAAGGTTGCTGCGGCCGTTACTTCGGGCCCTATTTCACTTCTAGAGGAGTATGCTTGGTTCATTTTGCCCGCAAAATAGTTTTCAGTTCGTAGAAAATAAGACGTTTTTTTCGACAGGAATGCAGTGTGAAGCAGAGGTACCGTaaactaacgttggctagctatgcGGGCCTCACTCCAGTCCAGGGCTAATCCTTCAGTAAATGGAATCTTCAAATCAGAAGCAGTAATATCAACGCACCAAGTTGGCTCTGGCCAACGTAACATTCAGCATTCTTTATCCAAAATAATGGTTCGCTTAATGTTGTGGCCTCTCTAATAGCACTTCCAAGTTCTCTTTGTGCTTACATTACGGCTTGTGGCCTCTTTTTATCAAGGGACAGAGAATGGATGACGTCACTTAAGTGCCCTTTTAGAGTGATTGGCATTTTAACCAATGGGATTCACAGAGAAAGCGGACACACTGTGCGATGTGATTGGTTCACATCGTGGAAAACAATCTGAGAGCGTGGTGGGATTAACATGCAAATAGGGTTCCGTCCAACACCAAATATAGAAACTGACGTCAAACCCTGCTCTAAAAGTATTTGTGACGACAGTACGATAAAAACACCCCTTACCGTAAGTTTCAAACGAGAACATTTATGTTTTTCTCGTCTATGGTTTTTCCACTACACTAACTACCGTCTTTAACAACCATTGACATGAACTCAAAATAGGTTTGATGACAAAATAGTTCTTGTTTAAACTTTGCAGATACAGTAAATACGCTACACCAGGAAGAAAAACTGCGAGAGAAGTTATTCGATCCCCTTCAGCCAAGTGAAATGAACACactgttattgacaaaaacaTTAATCCCAAGTATGCATCCAAGTATTAAACACAACATATTTAATTGAATCAATGCCAATAGAATTGTATTTGATGAAATACTTTCTCGGCTGCGGGGGACAAACTGTTAAATCACAGCGTTCAAGTGTGTGGCGTTGTGATTCCGTTCCGCTGGTGCTACTTCAGTGACATCTGGTGGTTGGAAATTAAAATAGACTTGTGCAGTTTTGCCCATCAGTGAACTGTAGTCAGTGTAGACCGTAGCGTAGAGAGTAGTTAGTCTGAAAAAAAATATTAGCTCATATTTTAGAAAACACATCAGATCAATGTGAACATGTTGGCTATATGAGAAATCCATTCTCAACAGGAGCAGTAGGCCTCAGATCAAACACTTTCTGTTatttgccatctggtttgctctttgTCCTCCTAGGCCTTTTGACCTAGCTATTAGTATCATGGTGTTCAGGTTAGATTTTTtttggtggggtggggggggacgaGATCCATATCTAGTTCTCCAGAGCCACTGAGATTTATTTTCTCTTGTGGCCGACTGCCTGTTGCTTAAATGCCACAACCACATGCTTGACCTGCTTGTCTGAATAGCAAATGAACTTTAGCATTTATGCTCACACAGCAAAGGCCACAGCAGCTCCTGAGGTTGTGTGTATGTGATTGGTCTTCTCGCAGGATAAGGGCATGGCTGGTTTCTGGTCCATTGCAAATTGAAGAGTTCAACCCCACCGGCTTAATATTTACATTTCTGATCCTGTGGgtttagatcagggatgggcaactggtggcCCCCCTTTTGTAGACCCACGGATCAATGTACTTACTGTTTGTTGAGAGCCAGAATAGAAGAATATACAACGGGCAATTTGTCTTAAAACTTGTATGAAAGTGAGGGAGGTAATTGGTTGCTCAGTTTCAATGGTTATGACACCTCTGATGTTGCTGCCTGTCTCGACAAGACAATGACCATATATACCGTAACAGAGTGACCCCTGACCTGgatagactccagccactctcTATGGTCCATCTAGAAGGGATCGTCAGTTAGTGTTTCAGCAGAAGCCCACGGTGTTTCCTGAGGGTATTATGACACCCTTCCTAACTGTTATGCTATATTTGGATGGGATGATGTCACTGTCGCAGTAATGGAAGGCTTCAAGCACAGAACCCCCTCACCATGGCAACACCAGAATGATTTTCAGCCAAAAGCGGgaggtttttgttgtttttccCCCCCTTTTTGATGTGATCTGCTGTTGATTGTCTTGCAACTTTGCACTCCGTATGTGTAGTTTATTCCTCTCGTTTTGTTTGCGTTTGTAGCTGGGTGTGTGAATGCAAACGGCTGCATGTATGATTGTCTttgttgttgtgaaataggaactCTGAATATCCCTCTATTTATTTTATTCAGAGCGGTATATGAGAACTCCAGCATGTTATAATAAGTCCATGCCAAATACCTTGTGCGACTCCAGTCTGTATCTCTTAAGTTTAAGCAGTTTTGCTCAGAAATCCCATTTGATTACTTTATGCATGAAAGGTACTGTATCACTTGTCAAGTGTATGAAAGCTGTGAAAAGTCTCTCCTGCCTCGAACTAGTCACACACGTCCTAACCAAGTTATTACTGTATCAATCATGTCTCTAATAAATGTGCTGCCTGGGAATGTTCCTGGAGCTGAGGATCTGCTCTCCGGTGCAGGACAGACAGGTGATGGTCTTCGACTGCAGCTGCTGCACTTAACAAACCAAGAGCAGAGATAATATTAAATAAAACTGACAGACTCGGACGTTGGCTGGGTGGCTTGTGAAAACAGGGCATTCCAATCATCAATGGCATTCGAAATCAAATCCTAACGTATTCAAAAAGTATTGAAAGGATCTCCACACACTTTACAAATGAAAATGGAAAGGATAAGGAAGAAATACTGTTCATATTGTACAGTACATGTAGGCCTGTAGTGATAGAtgcctgaggagagagaggctgtgtTGGAGTGTGATGGACAGATGGATAGAGTCAGAGTCATCACAGTGGACTGACTCCTAGCAAGCCATCTGGCCCTCAGGACCCCACTCTCCCCACCCAGACTCAGTTCTGAACTCCACAGAGAGACAAAACGTGTCCTGTTTGATGCAAAATGAACTAATGGAACCAACCATGCTAATGGGACCTTTCTCTTGCTTTGCATGTTGGTCTATTGAAAGTGGAACACAGCTGCAGGTTTCAGAAGTAGCCTGTACCCACAGATTTAGGATCATCCCTGtctgattagttgaatcaggtgtgtttgtgcTTGTATTGCCTATAATTCAGGAACTCATGCTACCCAGGTGTTGTGTACTATGCATGAGTTCCTGCTGCCTCAGGGCCACTTCCTGTTCTGATTGAGTGACCTTTGATACCTGCGCTGTGTGGGCAGCATGGAGCCACCTACAGGCAGAGGCTGACTCCGTACTCTGGAGCCTCAGGTGGTCTGCTCTCACACATTATGGCATGGTCACGGGCTCTACCCACACAtgcacattgacacacacacacacacacaaatatacacgtACTCACACATACATTCGCAGAGCCACGCACATATAagcactcacatacacacatgcacaaatgCATGGATGTAAGcattcacatacacacccacacatgaAAGCATACTCACACACCCCTTAGCACTTCTCCTAGCTCATCTGATGAGAGCTGACATCTCCCTCAAGCCCCGTCGTGTTTGCCACCCACGAcatatctctctttctcgttctctctgcCTCTTTTTCTCTATTCCTCGCTCTCCCGCTCTTCTTCCCTCTCagcttctgtttctctctccctctcttcactctttctctgcctctctctctacctctctctctcacacacacacactatctccctccctcccacctctatgTTCTTGGTCTTCTCGCAGGTTAAGGGCATGGCTGGTTTCTGGTCCATTGCAAATTGAAGAGTTCAACCCCACCGGCTTAATATTTACATTTCTGATCCTGTGGgtttagatcagggatgggcaactggcggtcCCCCTTTTGTAGACCCGTGGATCAATTTCCAAAGACATTTTTAAAAAGATGTGCTTACTGTTTGTTGAGAGCCAGAATAGAAGAAtatacaaggtgcaatttcaaaatgtggttgtgcatcagcagtttttctcttgtgatgtcagtcactgacagtcactcaattagccatgtcggctaaatgtgtagaattgcaggaaattagctttaaaacagtaaACAttcctctccaccccatggcaaaatgggtagaattgcagaaaattacctgtaaatgcatttttttctctccaccccatggcaaaatgagtagaattgaatgaaatttgttttaaaattgcaaagttttctctctgccccatggcaaaatgtgtagaattgcagaaaacttgCTCTACAGGTTCAATGCAGCCAGCTATataacttgtag from Salvelinus alpinus chromosome 2, SLU_Salpinus.1, whole genome shotgun sequence carries:
- the LOC139563398 gene encoding protein BTG2-like gives rise to the protein MNQAYSSRSEIGPEVTAAATFVSRLLRTRGFLSEHQLHDFRDCLQQSLSEHYQNHWFPDRPQKGSGYRCIRMNHEMDPIIGRAAGRIGLTSDQLFALLPRELTLWVDPFEVSYRIGEDGSICVLYEAESLAPAAAPSPDPTNNCKNQFLIGGRTSPPKNYLMTVSS